Proteins encoded by one window of Cryptosporangium minutisporangium:
- a CDS encoding CoA transferase, whose amino-acid sequence MTQTPPPLRGLRILECSILGPAAVTTHLADLGAEVIKVEPPSGDYVRGMAWPIVDGVSLMHLHLNRGKRSVVLDLRTPAGAAAFTTLAARSDVVVEAMRPGGLERRGLGYETLRAANPRLVFATISGFGTSGPLRDLASHGIAFDTWAGLITPEPDADGFPTIPDHTSVGITAGPLYGALGILAAVLRARETGVGSRVEVAQSDAAAAFDWLRIEGWRAYRRPEDEVTGNPADGLRRRAPGTGGMRESVRYQVYATRDAHVLLMASENAFWRNFCAAVERPDLIDENDRQEIANHATGDVELRRELTKLFTQRDTWEWVELGVQANVPLAPVNTPRTVGDDPQFAARMPWTDAARTGTEMMPSPIRFPDEPATEPTKAPTLGADTEAVLREVAGYTDAEIAALRE is encoded by the coding sequence ATGACGCAAACCCCTCCCCCGCTGCGTGGCCTGCGGATCCTGGAGTGCTCGATCCTTGGTCCGGCCGCGGTCACCACGCACCTGGCCGACCTCGGCGCCGAGGTGATCAAGGTCGAGCCGCCGAGCGGGGACTACGTCCGGGGCATGGCGTGGCCGATCGTCGACGGTGTCTCGCTGATGCATTTGCACCTGAACCGCGGCAAACGCAGCGTCGTGCTGGACCTGCGCACCCCGGCCGGCGCAGCCGCGTTCACGACGCTCGCCGCGCGCTCGGACGTCGTGGTCGAGGCGATGCGGCCGGGCGGCCTGGAGCGGCGCGGGCTCGGCTACGAGACGCTGCGCGCGGCGAACCCCCGGCTGGTCTTCGCGACGATCAGCGGCTTCGGGACCTCCGGGCCGCTGCGCGATCTGGCCAGCCACGGCATCGCGTTCGACACCTGGGCCGGGCTGATCACGCCCGAGCCGGACGCCGACGGCTTCCCGACGATCCCCGACCACACCTCGGTCGGGATCACCGCCGGGCCGCTCTACGGCGCGCTCGGCATCCTCGCCGCGGTGCTCCGGGCCCGGGAGACCGGGGTGGGCAGCCGGGTGGAGGTCGCCCAGTCCGACGCCGCCGCCGCGTTCGACTGGCTGCGAATCGAGGGCTGGCGGGCGTACCGGCGACCCGAGGACGAGGTCACCGGAAACCCCGCCGACGGGCTACGACGGCGGGCGCCGGGCACCGGCGGGATGCGGGAGAGCGTCCGGTACCAGGTGTACGCGACCCGGGACGCGCACGTGCTGCTGATGGCGTCCGAGAACGCGTTCTGGCGGAACTTCTGCGCCGCGGTCGAGCGGCCCGACCTGATCGACGAAAACGACCGGCAGGAGATCGCGAACCACGCGACCGGCGACGTCGAGCTGCGGCGCGAGCTGACGAAGCTGTTCACCCAGCGGGACACGTGGGAGTGGGTGGAGCTGGGCGTCCAGGCGAACGTGCCGCTCGCGCCGGTCAACACGCCCCGGACCGTCGGCGACGACCCGCAGTTCGCCGCGCGGATGCCGTGGACGGACGCGGCCCGGACCGGCACCGAGATGATGCCGAGCCCGATCCGGTTCCCGGACGAGCCGGCGACGGAGCCGACGAAGGCGCCGACCCTCGGTGCCGACACCGAAGCCGTCCTCCGCGAAGTAGCCGGCTACACCGACGCGGAAATCGCCGCCCTACGAGAGTAG
- a CDS encoding DUF3068 domain-containing protein: MTAAPDPSLTSERESAPAAPPPVRPAPAPGIGTGEPPRSRRLLRSALLGLGIFLLVVGILLPLYVYPRLAVLPDDPQTEQVLQATGATVLMPDAKAPAGATVLTGVDVTVTNFVSKARDTDGSDDDSVVYDVATQIEVEGRGMLQARVERVSINKSTTESTNCCGDRIVTDLEKPDGKELRHEGYYTFPFDVQKESYQIWDINLERAVTAEYIGESSRDGIDVYMFRKEAPLQRIGSRELPGGLFGSKELNVDAEAWYGSTRTYWIEPNSGDVIGIREEITQQYTHNGQTLVAFEADLESPRSSQDRLDQAGQAAAVLPWLRGRATVVLVLLGLLLFVAAYLVGRPIRRRKSAH, encoded by the coding sequence ATGACTGCTGCTCCTGATCCGAGCCTGACGTCTGAGCGCGAATCGGCACCGGCGGCGCCCCCGCCGGTCCGTCCGGCGCCCGCGCCCGGCATCGGCACCGGCGAGCCACCCCGAAGCCGCCGCCTGCTCCGCTCCGCGCTTCTGGGTCTCGGAATCTTCCTCCTCGTGGTCGGCATCCTGTTGCCGCTCTACGTCTATCCACGGCTCGCCGTCCTCCCGGACGATCCGCAGACCGAACAGGTTCTGCAGGCGACGGGCGCGACCGTGCTCATGCCGGACGCGAAAGCGCCGGCCGGAGCGACGGTCCTCACCGGCGTCGACGTGACCGTCACGAATTTCGTCTCGAAGGCCCGGGACACCGACGGCTCCGACGACGACAGCGTCGTCTACGACGTCGCGACCCAGATCGAGGTCGAGGGCCGCGGCATGCTCCAGGCCCGGGTCGAGCGCGTCTCGATCAACAAGAGCACGACCGAGTCCACCAACTGCTGCGGTGACCGCATCGTCACGGACCTGGAGAAGCCGGACGGGAAGGAACTGCGGCACGAGGGCTACTACACGTTCCCGTTCGACGTCCAGAAGGAGTCGTACCAGATCTGGGACATCAACCTGGAGCGCGCGGTGACCGCCGAGTACATCGGGGAGTCCAGCCGTGACGGCATCGACGTCTACATGTTCCGCAAGGAAGCTCCGCTGCAGCGGATCGGGTCGCGAGAGCTGCCCGGCGGGCTCTTCGGCTCGAAGGAGCTGAACGTCGACGCGGAGGCCTGGTACGGCAGCACCCGGACCTACTGGATCGAGCCGAACTCCGGTGACGTGATCGGGATCCGCGAGGAGATCACCCAGCAGTACACGCACAACGGCCAGACGCTGGTCGCGTTCGAGGCCGACCTGGAGAGCCCGCGCTCGTCCCAGGACCGGCTCGACCAGGCCGGGCAGGCCGCCGCGGTCCTGCCGTGGCTCCGCGGCCGCGCGACGGTGGTGCTCGTGCTGCTGGGCCTGCTGCTGTTCGTCGCCGCCTACCTGGTCGGGCGTCCGATCCGGCGTCGGAAGTCCGCGCACTGA
- a CDS encoding helix-turn-helix domain-containing protein produces MTTTWQTERRDRILLAAREALEEHEYESIQMRDVAQRAGVALGTLYRCFSSKEHLYAAVLAEWAAGTVAVAPDAHGTPEARFRARIHQVIAAYERRPQFYRAHVTLQSSADPNAHALLTEFGRTARASLATEVAVLGAVSADDAATMLWALITSRLSHAIYRGGSVDEIHRLADEFVDLLLPRLREEQVDEA; encoded by the coding sequence ATGACGACGACGTGGCAGACGGAACGGCGGGACCGGATCCTCCTCGCCGCCCGTGAGGCGCTGGAGGAGCACGAGTACGAGTCGATCCAGATGCGCGACGTCGCCCAACGCGCCGGGGTGGCGCTCGGCACCCTCTACCGGTGCTTCAGCTCGAAGGAGCACCTCTACGCCGCGGTGCTGGCGGAGTGGGCGGCCGGAACCGTCGCGGTCGCCCCGGACGCCCACGGCACGCCGGAGGCCCGGTTCCGGGCCCGCATCCATCAGGTGATCGCCGCCTACGAACGCCGACCGCAGTTCTACCGGGCCCACGTGACGCTGCAGAGCAGCGCGGATCCGAACGCGCACGCGCTGCTGACCGAGTTCGGCCGGACGGCGCGGGCGTCGCTGGCCACGGAGGTGGCGGTGCTGGGCGCGGTCTCCGCCGACGACGCCGCGACGATGCTCTGGGCGCTGATCACTTCTCGCCTGAGTCACGCGATCTACCGCGGCGGCAGCGTCGACGAGATCCACCGGCTCGCCGACGAGTTCGTCGACCTGCTCCTCCCGCGGCTACGGGAGGAGCAGGTCGACGAGGCCTGA
- a CDS encoding MaoC family dehydratase, which translates to MRVFTSPDQLEQAVGADLGTSDWLLITQERIDRFADATDDHQWIHVDPVRAQAGPFGAPIAHGYLTAALLPALMRQIFRVEARMAVNYGLNKLRFPAPVRVGSSVRAAVRLVEVTKVAEAVQVVSTATVEIQGEPKPAVVAETVGRFYL; encoded by the coding sequence ATGCGGGTGTTCACGTCCCCCGACCAACTCGAACAAGCCGTCGGTGCCGATCTGGGCACCAGTGACTGGTTGTTGATCACGCAGGAGCGGATCGACCGGTTCGCTGACGCTACCGACGATCACCAGTGGATCCACGTCGATCCGGTGCGAGCGCAGGCCGGGCCGTTCGGGGCGCCGATCGCCCACGGCTACCTGACCGCCGCGTTGCTCCCGGCGCTGATGCGCCAGATCTTCCGGGTGGAGGCCCGAATGGCGGTCAACTACGGGCTCAACAAACTCCGGTTCCCCGCGCCGGTGCGGGTCGGCTCGTCGGTGCGCGCGGCGGTCCGGCTCGTCGAGGTGACGAAGGTGGCCGAGGCGGTCCAGGTCGTCTCCACGGCGACCGTCGAGATCCAGGGCGAGCCGAAACCCGCGGTCGTGGCCGAGACCGTCGGGCGGTTCTACCTGTGA
- a CDS encoding acetyl-CoA C-acetyltransferase: MSAGALRDAVIVAPVRTPVGRYGGVLKDVPAAALGATVIRALLDRTGLPGDAVDDVIFGQCYPSGEAPAIGRVAALDAGLPVEAGGVQVDRRCGSGLQAVIWAAMQVQTGAADVVLAGGAESMSQVEFYSPTARWGTTADRLVFHDRLARARVTAGGENYPVPGGMLETAENLRREYAISRREQDEYALRSHERAVAAQKDGRFADEIVPVTVTDRRGNTSVVDTDEHPRADTSLEGLGKLRPVLGRTDPEATVTAGNASGQNDGASVCAVMTRQKAEEYGLRPLARLVSWAVAGVPPATMGIGPVPAVAKTLGRAGVGLADVDLIELNEAFASQVLACTRAWNFGVGDFERFNVNGSGISLGHPVGATGGRILATMLAELDRRGDRYGLETMCIGGGQGLAALFERVD, from the coding sequence GTGAGCGCGGGTGCCCTACGCGACGCAGTGATCGTCGCGCCCGTACGGACGCCGGTCGGGCGGTACGGCGGGGTGCTGAAGGACGTGCCGGCCGCCGCACTGGGGGCCACGGTCATCCGCGCGCTGCTGGACCGGACCGGCCTGCCGGGGGACGCGGTCGACGACGTGATCTTCGGGCAGTGCTACCCGAGCGGGGAGGCCCCGGCGATCGGCCGGGTCGCCGCGCTGGACGCCGGGCTGCCGGTCGAGGCGGGCGGCGTGCAGGTCGACCGCCGGTGCGGCTCCGGGCTGCAGGCGGTGATCTGGGCCGCGATGCAGGTGCAGACCGGTGCCGCCGACGTCGTCCTGGCCGGTGGCGCGGAGAGCATGAGCCAGGTGGAGTTCTACTCACCCACCGCCCGCTGGGGCACCACCGCCGACCGGTTGGTGTTCCACGACCGGCTCGCCCGGGCCCGGGTGACCGCGGGCGGGGAGAACTATCCGGTGCCCGGCGGGATGCTCGAGACGGCGGAGAACCTGCGCCGGGAGTACGCGATCTCCCGCCGGGAGCAGGACGAGTACGCGCTGCGCTCGCACGAGCGGGCGGTGGCGGCGCAGAAGGACGGCCGGTTCGCCGACGAGATCGTCCCGGTGACGGTGACCGACCGGCGGGGGAACACCTCCGTCGTCGACACCGACGAGCACCCTCGTGCGGACACCTCGCTGGAGGGCCTCGGAAAGCTACGCCCGGTGCTCGGCCGCACCGACCCGGAGGCGACGGTGACGGCGGGTAACGCCAGCGGCCAGAACGACGGGGCCTCGGTCTGCGCGGTGATGACGCGGCAGAAGGCCGAGGAGTACGGTCTGCGGCCGCTGGCCCGGCTGGTGTCCTGGGCGGTGGCCGGCGTGCCGCCGGCGACGATGGGGATCGGGCCGGTCCCCGCGGTCGCGAAGACGCTCGGACGGGCCGGGGTGGGGCTGGCCGACGTCGACCTGATCGAGCTCAACGAGGCGTTCGCCAGCCAAGTGCTGGCCTGCACGCGGGCCTGGAACTTCGGGGTGGGAGACTTCGAGCGGTTCAACGTCAACGGGTCCGGCATTTCGCTCGGGCACCCGGTCGGCGCCACCGGGGGACGCATCCTCGCCACGATGCTCGCCGAACTCGACCGGCGCGGGGACCGCTACGGGCTCGAAACGATGTGCATCGGCGGTGGTCAGGGCCTGGCCGCGCTGTTCGAGCGGGTCGACTGA
- a CDS encoding glycosyltransferase family 4 protein — MRIGLLSYRSKAHCGGQGVYVRYLSRGLVELGHEVEVFSGQPYPEELDPRVRLTEVPSLDLFGGPDFPRRVRLRDFRDRYDVLEYLTTKTGTFAEPLAFSYRVAQLMRTRAADFDVLHDNQSLGYGLLALRRRGIPLVATIHHPISRDRRVELDAARLYKKWGVLRWYGFVRMQARVARRLPVLVGVSDVATADTIADFRIDPSSFRVVPLGVDTDVFRPAGPRVPGRIVAVASADRPLKGVAHLLDAVAKLRVDHDVELQLVSTLEPGGATERRIAELGIADCVTVRTGLSDADLAALLASAEVMCVPSLYEGFSLPTVEALACGTPVVASRAGALPEVVGDAGVLVEPGDVGALVTAVDGLLRSPAERTRLSAAGRARAEERFSWISVARATVEAYQDAITAAAAGPVPRKTGAPAAVGSLGQEG, encoded by the coding sequence GTGCGGATCGGCTTGCTCTCGTACCGCAGCAAGGCGCACTGCGGCGGCCAGGGGGTGTATGTCCGGTACTTGAGTCGTGGTCTGGTGGAGTTGGGGCACGAGGTGGAGGTGTTCTCCGGCCAACCCTATCCGGAAGAGCTCGACCCACGGGTGCGACTTACCGAGGTCCCCAGCCTCGACCTCTTCGGCGGGCCCGACTTCCCGCGTCGCGTCCGGTTACGTGACTTCCGTGACCGGTACGACGTTCTGGAGTACCTGACCACCAAGACCGGCACGTTCGCCGAGCCGCTGGCGTTCAGCTATCGGGTTGCGCAGCTGATGCGGACGCGCGCGGCCGACTTCGACGTCCTGCACGACAACCAGAGCCTCGGCTACGGCCTGCTGGCGCTGCGCCGCCGCGGAATTCCGCTGGTGGCGACGATCCACCACCCGATCAGCCGCGACCGCCGGGTCGAGCTGGACGCCGCCCGGCTGTACAAGAAGTGGGGCGTGCTCCGCTGGTACGGCTTCGTGCGGATGCAGGCCCGGGTGGCCCGCCGCCTGCCGGTGCTCGTCGGGGTCTCGGACGTGGCGACCGCGGACACCATCGCGGACTTCCGGATCGATCCGTCCTCCTTCCGGGTCGTGCCGCTCGGCGTCGACACCGACGTGTTCCGCCCAGCCGGACCCCGGGTGCCGGGCCGCATCGTCGCGGTGGCCAGCGCCGACCGCCCGCTGAAGGGCGTCGCGCACCTGCTCGACGCCGTCGCCAAGCTGCGGGTCGACCACGACGTGGAGCTGCAGCTGGTCTCCACGCTGGAGCCGGGCGGTGCCACCGAACGGCGGATCGCCGAGCTGGGGATCGCTGACTGCGTGACGGTCCGTACCGGGCTTTCCGACGCCGACCTCGCAGCCCTGCTGGCGTCCGCCGAGGTGATGTGCGTCCCATCGCTCTACGAGGGGTTCTCGCTACCGACCGTCGAGGCGCTCGCCTGCGGTACCCCGGTGGTGGCCAGCCGTGCCGGTGCGTTGCCCGAGGTCGTCGGCGACGCCGGGGTGCTGGTCGAGCCGGGCGACGTCGGTGCGCTGGTCACCGCGGTCGACGGACTGCTGCGCTCGCCCGCCGAGCGGACACGGTTGAGCGCGGCCGGACGGGCTCGCGCGGAAGAACGGTTCAGCTGGATCTCGGTCGCGCGCGCGACGGTCGAGGCGTACCAGGACGCGATTACGGCGGCTGCGGCCGGTCCGGTGCCCCGGAAGACCGGCGCACCGGCGGCGGTCGGCTCGCTCGGGCAGGAGGGCTGA
- a CDS encoding class I SAM-dependent methyltransferase, which yields MLTVDFDRLRVGRRTRFIDVGAGGGRHSFEALRRGAEVIAYDLDEVELKSVGEMFDAMVEAGEVPPGGSGQVQAGNILEMPYSDGHFDVVLASEILEHVPEDDAAIAELVRILAPGGTLAVTVPRWLPERICWALSDEYHANEGGHIRIYRADELEAKLVGAGLVATHRHHAHALHSPYWWLKCAVGPNRAKHPAVDTYHRLLVWDLMSKPAATRIAERVLDPLIGKSVALYFTKPVAP from the coding sequence GTGCTGACGGTGGACTTCGATCGGCTGCGGGTGGGCCGCCGGACCCGGTTCATCGACGTCGGAGCAGGTGGGGGGCGGCACTCGTTCGAGGCGCTCCGCCGGGGCGCCGAGGTGATCGCCTACGACCTCGACGAGGTGGAGCTCAAGAGCGTCGGCGAGATGTTCGACGCGATGGTCGAGGCCGGCGAGGTGCCGCCCGGCGGATCCGGGCAGGTCCAGGCGGGCAACATCCTGGAGATGCCGTACTCGGACGGGCACTTCGACGTCGTGCTCGCGTCGGAGATCCTCGAACACGTCCCCGAGGACGACGCCGCGATCGCCGAGCTCGTGCGGATCCTCGCGCCGGGCGGGACGCTCGCGGTGACCGTGCCGCGCTGGCTGCCGGAGCGCATCTGCTGGGCGCTGTCGGACGAGTACCACGCCAACGAGGGTGGCCACATCCGGATCTACCGCGCCGACGAGTTGGAGGCGAAGCTGGTCGGCGCCGGCTTGGTCGCGACCCACCGGCACCACGCGCACGCGCTGCACTCGCCGTACTGGTGGCTGAAGTGCGCGGTCGGCCCGAACCGCGCGAAGCACCCGGCCGTGGACACGTACCACCGCCTGCTCGTCTGGGACCTGATGAGCAAGCCCGCCGCCACCCGGATCGCCGAGCGCGTGCTCGACCCGCTGATCGGCAAGAGCGTCGCGCTCTACTTCACGAAGCCGGTGGCGCCATGA
- a CDS encoding prenyltransferase, with amino-acid sequence MTGGTGTGGRGTGGRASAGIPALDGVLSEADCLQTATAIARTQQPSGAIPWFPGGHTDPWDHIQSAMALSAAGFTTQAENAYEWCRRAQRPDGSWAAKYVGDDVDDASTDANFCAYVATGVWHHWCVTGDRDFVDRMWPVVRRAIGVVLSLQAPGGEINWKRDAAGELRTEVLLTGNASMHLSLRCAVALAELVGELVPEWELAAARLRHALDEHPERFADKSRYSMDWYYPLLGGALSAEAAEARLVARWEDFVVPGLGIRCVADQPWVTGAETCELVLALDAVGRRDDALEQLAAMQHLRDPDGSYWTGYVYPDAERWPVEQTAWTAATVILATDALSRTTPGSGLFRGEGLAPGALAGALEGTCSCPATR; translated from the coding sequence ATGACCGGTGGCACGGGCACCGGGGGCAGGGGGACCGGCGGCAGGGCGAGCGCCGGGATACCGGCGCTCGACGGAGTGTTGTCCGAGGCCGACTGCTTACAGACGGCGACGGCGATCGCCAGGACCCAGCAGCCATCCGGCGCAATCCCGTGGTTCCCCGGCGGCCACACCGACCCCTGGGACCACATCCAGAGTGCGATGGCGCTCAGCGCGGCCGGGTTCACCACCCAGGCCGAGAACGCCTACGAGTGGTGCCGCCGGGCGCAGCGTCCGGACGGATCGTGGGCAGCGAAGTACGTCGGCGACGACGTCGACGACGCCAGCACCGACGCAAACTTCTGCGCCTACGTGGCCACCGGCGTCTGGCACCACTGGTGCGTGACCGGCGACCGGGACTTCGTGGACCGGATGTGGCCGGTCGTCCGGCGGGCGATCGGGGTGGTGCTCTCGCTCCAGGCGCCCGGCGGCGAGATCAACTGGAAGCGCGACGCCGCCGGCGAGCTGCGGACCGAGGTGCTGCTCACCGGCAACGCGAGCATGCACCTGAGCCTGCGGTGCGCGGTCGCGCTGGCCGAACTGGTCGGCGAGCTGGTGCCGGAGTGGGAGCTGGCCGCCGCCCGGCTCCGCCACGCGCTCGACGAGCACCCGGAGCGCTTCGCCGACAAGAGCCGCTACTCGATGGACTGGTACTACCCCCTGCTGGGCGGCGCGCTCTCCGCGGAGGCCGCCGAGGCCCGGCTGGTGGCGCGGTGGGAGGACTTCGTGGTGCCCGGGCTCGGCATCCGGTGCGTCGCGGACCAACCCTGGGTGACCGGCGCGGAGACCTGCGAACTGGTGCTGGCCCTCGACGCGGTCGGCCGCCGCGACGACGCGCTGGAGCAGCTGGCGGCGATGCAGCACCTCCGCGACCCGGACGGCTCCTACTGGACCGGTTACGTGTACCCGGACGCCGAACGCTGGCCGGTCGAGCAGACCGCCTGGACCGCGGCGACCGTGATACTGGCCACCGACGCGCTGTCCCGCACCACGCCGGGCAGCGGACTGTTCCGCGGCGAGGGCCTCGCGCCCGGAGCCCTCGCCGGAGCTCTGGAAGGAACCTGCTCATGCCCAGCGACCCGGTGA
- a CDS encoding class I SAM-dependent methyltransferase encodes MPSDPVTAFPGYLADLAESVKGFMPPDEGLALHAAALRHLGDGVAVEIGTYCGKSTLYLGHAATVTGGTVVTVDHHRGSEEHQEGWEYHDRSLLDADGRLDTLPALRRTLAAARLEDVVTPIIGRSAEVARWWRHPIDLLFIDGGHTDEAARADLHGWAPWVRAGGALVIHDVFPDPADGGQAPYRIYREALDGGEFVEVEVTGSLRVLQRARTTPRLATVGESGGASVR; translated from the coding sequence ATGCCCAGCGACCCGGTGACCGCATTCCCCGGCTACCTCGCCGACCTGGCCGAGTCCGTGAAGGGCTTCATGCCACCGGACGAAGGGCTGGCCCTGCACGCGGCCGCGCTGCGTCACCTCGGGGACGGCGTCGCGGTCGAGATCGGTACCTACTGCGGCAAGTCCACCCTCTACCTGGGCCATGCCGCCACGGTCACCGGCGGCACCGTGGTCACCGTCGACCACCACCGCGGCTCCGAGGAGCACCAGGAGGGCTGGGAGTACCACGACCGGTCGCTGCTCGACGCCGACGGACGGCTCGACACGCTACCGGCGCTGCGCCGGACGCTGGCCGCCGCGCGGCTGGAGGACGTCGTGACGCCGATCATCGGGCGCTCCGCCGAGGTGGCCCGGTGGTGGCGTCACCCGATCGACCTGCTGTTCATCGACGGCGGGCACACCGACGAGGCGGCCAGGGCCGACCTGCACGGGTGGGCGCCGTGGGTCCGCGCCGGGGGAGCGCTGGTGATCCACGACGTCTTCCCGGATCCCGCGGACGGTGGTCAGGCGCCGTACCGGATCTACCGGGAGGCTCTCGACGGCGGCGAGTTCGTCGAGGTGGAGGTCACCGGCTCGCTGCGGGTTCTGCAACGCGCGCGGACGACGCCGCGGCTGGCCACGGTGGGGGAGAGCGGCGGCGCGTCGGTCCGCTGA
- a CDS encoding TetR/AcrR family transcriptional regulator, protein MATQAGGLPLDGMPAWQRARRQRIVDAALAALERHEYEQIQIRDVAQAADVALGTLYRYFSSKEHLYAAVLQEWAALGRAGATRSRRRSAEARLRSRMHGVITAFERQPQFYKVHMLLQSSSDPNVVALMAEFAASARATLAEDLAVLGSDRAHDVATMLWSIINSMLSRAIHHDGSMTEVYRIADRFIDLLAPELAEAALTP, encoded by the coding sequence ATGGCCACACAGGCGGGGGGTCTCCCCCTGGACGGGATGCCGGCCTGGCAGCGCGCCAGGCGGCAGCGCATCGTCGACGCCGCGCTCGCCGCGCTGGAGCGACACGAGTACGAGCAGATCCAGATCCGGGACGTCGCGCAGGCAGCCGACGTCGCGCTGGGCACGCTGTACCGGTACTTCTCGTCCAAGGAACACCTCTACGCCGCCGTGCTGCAGGAATGGGCGGCGCTCGGCCGGGCCGGCGCCACCCGCTCCCGGCGTCGCTCGGCCGAGGCCAGGCTCCGGTCCCGGATGCACGGCGTGATCACGGCGTTCGAGCGCCAGCCGCAGTTCTACAAGGTGCACATGCTGCTGCAGAGCAGCTCGGATCCGAACGTCGTGGCGCTGATGGCGGAGTTCGCCGCGTCGGCCAGGGCGACGCTCGCCGAGGACCTCGCGGTGCTCGGCTCCGACCGGGCGCACGACGTCGCGACGATGCTCTGGTCGATCATCAACTCGATGCTGAGCCGCGCGATCCACCACGACGGCAGCATGACCGAGGTCTACCGCATCGCCGATCGATTCATCGACTTGCTGGCGCCCGAGCTCGCCGAGGCCGCGCTCACGCCGTGA